Proteins encoded together in one Paenibacillus sp. window:
- a CDS encoding metallophosphoesterase — MKGAPFRIGVVSDTHMFSRGAKLPDELLRGLAGVDLLLHAGDFTDPAVVPLLTAIAPLEAVAGNNDGLDIVRRFGYRKVIEAGGKRIGLVHGHDGPGRSTEAKARLAFRDEAVDIVVFGHSHVPHYELADGVLLFNPGSPTDKRWQRQYSYGIIEIGERIAAVHQFYDDKS, encoded by the coding sequence ATGAAGGGGGCGCCGTTCCGCATCGGCGTCGTTTCCGACACGCATATGTTTTCGCGCGGAGCGAAGCTGCCCGACGAGCTGCTGCGCGGCCTCGCCGGCGTCGATCTCCTGCTGCACGCGGGCGATTTCACCGATCCGGCGGTCGTGCCGCTGCTTACGGCGATCGCGCCGCTCGAGGCGGTGGCGGGCAACAACGACGGACTGGACATCGTCCGCCGCTTCGGCTACCGCAAAGTGATCGAAGCCGGCGGCAAGCGGATCGGGCTCGTGCACGGGCACGACGGTCCCGGCCGCTCGACGGAGGCGAAGGCGCGGCTCGCGTTCCGCGACGAGGCGGTCGACATCGTCGTCTTCGGCCATTCCCATGTGCCGCACTACGAGCTGGCCGACGGCGTGCTGCTGTTCAATCCCGGCTCGCCGACGGACAAGCGGTGGCAGCGCCAATATTCGTACGGCATTATCGAGATCGGAGAGCGGATCGCGGCCGTGCATCAGTTTTACGACGACAAGTCCTGA
- the ytxJ gene encoding bacillithiol system redox-active protein YtxJ: protein MAQYREITTEAEWAETLEASAARPVLVLKHSTRCPVSSAALEEYEAYLQDKPKEDVDYVMVKVIESRPVSNKIAEDLNVKHESPQMILIKDKAKYWATSHWSVTKKHMQAVLD from the coding sequence ATGGCGCAATATCGGGAGATTACGACGGAAGCCGAATGGGCGGAAACATTGGAGGCGTCGGCGGCGAGGCCGGTGCTCGTGCTGAAGCACAGCACGCGATGCCCGGTCAGCAGCGCGGCGCTCGAGGAATACGAGGCTTACTTGCAGGACAAGCCGAAGGAAGACGTCGATTACGTGATGGTGAAGGTGATCGAATCTCGGCCGGTTTCGAATAAAATCGCGGAGGATTTGAACGTCAAGCACGAATCGCCGCAAATGATCTTGATCAAAGACAAAGCGAAATATTGGGCGACGTCCCACTGGTCCGTCACGAAAAAGCATATGCAGGCGGTCCTCGACTAA
- a CDS encoding DMT family transporter: MMQGLLWAALAGALVGVQNIFNKKVNERASTWSTTTLVLGLGFAASFALGLLLEGPRLFDLQNMKLWYGFSGLLGVGVVVCVVQATRRIDPTFAVSLMMISQLICAMWWDAAGWMGLTRIPLTPRQLAGVALIAAGVVVFKLAGSAAAQKSGPRPAAPLSMSMRRNQDLSS, from the coding sequence ATGATGCAAGGCTTATTATGGGCCGCCCTTGCCGGGGCGCTCGTCGGCGTGCAAAACATTTTTAACAAAAAGGTGAACGAGCGGGCAAGCACCTGGTCGACGACGACCCTCGTCTTGGGGCTCGGCTTCGCGGCTTCCTTCGCGTTGGGGCTGCTGCTCGAAGGACCGCGTCTGTTCGATCTGCAGAACATGAAGTTGTGGTACGGGTTCAGCGGGCTGCTCGGCGTGGGCGTCGTCGTATGCGTCGTCCAGGCGACGCGTCGGATCGATCCGACGTTCGCGGTATCGTTGATGATGATTTCGCAGCTGATCTGCGCGATGTGGTGGGACGCTGCGGGCTGGATGGGACTGACGCGGATCCCGCTCACCCCCCGGCAGCTGGCGGGCGTCGCGCTGATCGCCGCCGGCGTCGTCGTGTTCAAGCTCGCGGGAAGCGCCGCCGCGCAAAAAAGCGGGCCGCGACCCGCGGCACCGCTTTCGATGTCAATGAGAAGGAATCAGGACTTGTCGTCGTAA
- a CDS encoding proline dehydrogenase family protein, whose protein sequence is MDNMLRSAVLSVAGNRAVRSFFRKYGMRLGVARFVASEQLEAALDVVLRLNRQGLMVTLDYLGESVTDRALAEEAADQAVLTLRRIAERKLNANVSVKLTQLGLTIDPAFCESMMSRILDEAARTGNFVRIDMEDSSVVQATVDLFEKLLKRYGPKRVGLVLQAYLYRTQADRERLGSQGVNVRIVKGAYKEPKEVAFPRKKDVDANYVRLVEAHLAQGCYTAVATHDEAIIKQTIHYARKKGISPERFEFQMLYGIAGELQLRLVRDGYRVRVYTPFGEAWYPYFTRRIAERPANLWFVLKGMFRA, encoded by the coding sequence CTGGACAACATGCTGCGGAGCGCGGTGCTGTCGGTGGCGGGCAATCGGGCGGTTCGGTCGTTTTTCCGGAAATACGGGATGCGCCTCGGCGTAGCCCGCTTCGTCGCGTCGGAGCAGCTCGAGGCGGCGCTCGACGTCGTGCTGCGGTTGAACCGGCAAGGGCTGATGGTGACGCTCGATTATTTGGGCGAGAGCGTCACCGACCGCGCGCTCGCCGAGGAAGCGGCCGATCAGGCGGTTCTCACGCTGCGGCGCATCGCGGAGCGGAAGCTAAACGCCAATGTATCGGTGAAGCTGACGCAGCTAGGCCTTACCATCGATCCCGCGTTCTGCGAATCGATGATGTCGCGCATTCTCGACGAAGCGGCGCGGACCGGCAATTTCGTACGGATCGACATGGAGGATTCGTCCGTCGTGCAGGCGACGGTCGATCTGTTCGAGAAGCTGCTGAAACGGTACGGACCGAAGCGGGTCGGGCTCGTGCTGCAGGCGTATTTGTACCGCACGCAGGCGGACCGGGAGCGGCTTGGATCGCAAGGCGTCAATGTGCGCATCGTGAAGGGCGCTTACAAGGAGCCGAAGGAGGTCGCGTTCCCGCGCAAAAAAGACGTGGACGCGAATTACGTCCGGCTCGTCGAAGCGCACCTTGCGCAAGGCTGCTACACCGCCGTGGCGACGCACGACGAAGCGATCATCAAGCAGACGATTCACTACGCGCGCAAGAAAGGAATCTCGCCCGAGCGCTTCGAGTTCCAGATGCTGTACGGCATCGCGGGCGAGCTGCAGCTCCGCCTCGTGCGGGACGGGTATCGCGTGCGCGTGTATACGCCGTTCGGGGAAGCGTGGTACCCGTATTTTACGCGACGCATCGCCGAACGTCCCGCCAATCTATGGTTCGTGCTGAAAGGCATGTTCCGCGCGTAA
- the rocF gene encoding arginase, with the protein MLATKPDAISLIGVPIDLGAGRRGVDMGPSAIRVANVQEKLERLGYAVYDEGDLVVRRPSGYGEYGPGLKFLDEIARVCGELQEQVAAAIAARRFPLVIGGDHSLAFGSVAGVLKHRPKLGVIWFDAHADLNTEQTSPSGNIHGMSLAVALGRGHPHLTSIAGGRVVDPSKVVLIGSRSVDPGERELIRSLGIKSFTMHDIDRLGMTRVMEETIAIVADGTDGVHLSLDLDSLDPEDAPGVGTPVIGGITYREGHLAMELLSEAGCVVSADVVEVNPILDHMNKTAKVAVELVASLFGEKIV; encoded by the coding sequence ATGCTAGCAACGAAACCAGACGCGATTTCGCTGATCGGCGTGCCGATCGACCTCGGCGCCGGGCGGCGCGGCGTCGATATGGGGCCGAGCGCCATCCGGGTAGCCAACGTGCAGGAGAAACTGGAACGGCTCGGGTATGCGGTGTACGACGAGGGCGATCTCGTCGTCCGCCGCCCCTCGGGCTATGGCGAATACGGGCCGGGGCTGAAGTTTTTGGACGAAATCGCCCGCGTCTGCGGGGAGCTTCAGGAGCAGGTGGCAGCGGCGATCGCCGCTCGCCGGTTCCCGCTCGTGATCGGCGGCGACCACAGCCTCGCGTTCGGTTCCGTCGCCGGCGTGCTCAAGCATCGGCCGAAGCTCGGCGTCATTTGGTTCGACGCGCATGCGGACCTCAATACCGAGCAAACGTCGCCGTCCGGCAACATTCACGGCATGTCGCTCGCCGTCGCTTTGGGCCGGGGGCATCCGCACCTGACGTCCATTGCCGGCGGCCGGGTCGTCGACCCGTCCAAGGTCGTCCTCATCGGCTCGCGGTCGGTCGATCCGGGCGAGCGGGAGCTGATCCGTTCGCTCGGGATCAAATCGTTCACGATGCACGACATCGACCGGCTCGGCATGACGCGCGTGATGGAAGAGACGATCGCCATCGTCGCGGACGGTACGGACGGCGTCCACCTCAGCCTCGATTTGGACAGCTTGGACCCCGAGGACGCGCCGGGCGTCGGCACGCCGGTCATCGGAGGGATCACGTATCGGGAGGGACATCTCGCGATGGAGCTGCTGTCCGAGGCGGGCTGCGTCGTAAGCGCCGACGTCGTCGAGGTGAACCCGATTCTGGACCATATGAACAAGACGGCGAAAGTGGCGGTCGAGCTCGTCGCCTCCTTGTTCGGCGAAAAAATCGTCTAA
- the pruA gene encoding L-glutamate gamma-semialdehyde dehydrogenase, protein MIPYHPEPFTNFTNPEEARAFDEALRKARAELGLRVPLVIGGRRIDAERTTTSINPSRKDEVVGIVAKADRDQADQAVRAAYDAYRTWSKTSPEARAALLFKTATILRRRKHEFSAWLTIEAGKVRAEADADTAEAIDFMEYYGRQMVAMAKRANDLLVPMPGEDNRLEYIPLGVGLVIPPWNFPLAIMVGMTVASIVAGNTVVLKPASTTPVIAYKFFEMLEDAGLPPGVVNFVPGSGSEIGDFLVTHRLTRYIAFTGSREVGLRIHELSAKVGEGQMWLKRYIGEMGGKDSIIVDRDADLEEAAKGIVASAFGFSGQKCSACSRAIVHRDVYDEVLNRAVELTKALSIGDAADPGCFTGPVIDESAYRKILDYIDIGKGEGRLMTGGGAPMAEKGYFIEPTIFADVDPSARLMQEEIFGPVLAFAKANDFDHALEIANNTEYGLTGSVYTRNREHIERARTDFHVGNLYFNRKCTGAIVGVHPFGGFNMSGTDSKAGGPDYLLQFTQLKLSSEKL, encoded by the coding sequence ATGATTCCTTATCATCCAGAACCGTTCACCAATTTCACGAACCCGGAGGAGGCGCGCGCGTTCGACGAAGCGCTGCGCAAGGCGCGCGCCGAGCTCGGCCTGCGCGTCCCGCTCGTCATCGGGGGGCGGCGCATCGACGCCGAGCGGACGACGACGTCGATCAACCCGTCCCGGAAGGACGAAGTCGTCGGCATCGTCGCGAAGGCGGATCGGGACCAAGCCGATCAGGCGGTCCGCGCCGCGTACGACGCTTACAGAACTTGGTCGAAAACGTCCCCCGAGGCGCGAGCGGCGCTGCTGTTCAAGACGGCGACGATTCTGCGCCGGCGCAAGCACGAGTTCAGCGCCTGGCTGACGATCGAAGCGGGCAAAGTGCGGGCCGAAGCGGACGCGGACACGGCGGAAGCGATCGATTTCATGGAATATTACGGCCGCCAAATGGTCGCGATGGCGAAGCGCGCGAACGATCTTCTCGTGCCGATGCCGGGCGAAGACAACCGGCTCGAGTACATCCCGCTCGGCGTCGGGCTCGTCATTCCGCCGTGGAACTTCCCGCTTGCCATCATGGTCGGCATGACCGTCGCCTCCATCGTCGCGGGCAATACGGTCGTGCTGAAGCCGGCGAGCACGACGCCGGTCATCGCGTACAAATTTTTCGAAATGCTGGAGGATGCGGGCCTGCCGCCGGGCGTCGTCAATTTCGTCCCCGGCAGCGGATCCGAAATCGGCGACTTCCTCGTGACGCACCGGCTGACGCGGTACATCGCGTTCACAGGCTCGCGCGAAGTCGGCCTGCGCATCCACGAGCTGTCGGCGAAGGTCGGAGAAGGACAAATGTGGCTGAAGCGCTACATCGGCGAGATGGGGGGGAAGGACTCGATCATCGTCGACCGCGACGCGGATCTCGAGGAAGCGGCGAAAGGCATCGTCGCCTCCGCATTCGGCTTCTCCGGCCAAAAATGCTCCGCCTGCTCCCGGGCGATCGTCCACCGGGACGTGTACGACGAGGTGCTGAACCGCGCCGTCGAGCTGACGAAGGCGCTTTCGATCGGCGACGCGGCCGACCCCGGCTGCTTCACCGGCCCGGTCATCGACGAGTCGGCGTACCGGAAAATTCTCGACTACATCGACATCGGCAAAGGCGAAGGACGTCTCATGACCGGCGGCGGCGCGCCGATGGCGGAGAAAGGATATTTCATCGAACCGACGATTTTCGCGGACGTCGATCCGTCGGCGCGGCTCATGCAGGAGGAAATTTTCGGGCCGGTGCTCGCGTTCGCGAAGGCGAACGACTTCGACCATGCGCTAGAGATCGCGAACAACACCGAATACGGCCTTACCGGCTCCGTCTACACGCGGAACCGCGAACATATCGAGCGCGCGAGGACCGATTTCCACGTCGGCAATTTGTATTTCAACCGCAAGTGCACGGGCGCGATCGTCGGGGTGCATCCGTTCGGCGGCTTCAACATGTCCGGCACCGATTCGAAGGCGGGCGGACCCGATTATTTGCTGCAGTTCACGCAGCTGAAGCTGAGCTCGGAAAAATTGTGA
- a CDS encoding SGNH/GDSL hydrolase family protein: MTKPIKYAAVGDSLTFGTGAPENKGFASVVQQLWSERLGADIIRRTYAVVGATTGETLERLLTNAEMRKAIAEADIVTLTAGGNDLIRAAMRMYIQGETRSMKPGMRVFANAYRDLLSELAAVHRTMEREDARIVVADCYNPFPQVRDAVLWISFVNRCIHRCAAAYGGRVLVARAYDAFLGRETDLFADDGVHPNEAGHRVLGECVADALA, encoded by the coding sequence ATGACGAAACCGATCAAATACGCGGCCGTCGGCGATTCGCTGACGTTCGGCACCGGAGCGCCGGAGAACAAAGGATTCGCGAGCGTCGTTCAGCAGCTGTGGAGCGAGCGGCTCGGGGCCGACATCATCCGCCGCACGTACGCGGTCGTCGGCGCGACGACCGGAGAAACGCTGGAGCGGCTGCTGACGAACGCGGAGATGCGCAAAGCGATCGCCGAGGCCGACATCGTTACGCTGACCGCCGGCGGCAACGATCTCATTCGCGCCGCCATGCGGATGTACATTCAAGGGGAAACCCGTTCAATGAAGCCGGGGATGCGCGTATTCGCGAACGCCTACCGCGATTTGCTGAGCGAGCTCGCCGCCGTCCATCGGACGATGGAGCGTGAGGACGCCCGCATCGTCGTCGCGGATTGCTACAACCCGTTCCCGCAGGTGCGCGACGCGGTGTTGTGGATCAGCTTCGTCAACCGCTGCATCCACCGCTGCGCGGCGGCGTACGGCGGCCGCGTGCTCGTCGCCCGCGCGTACGACGCATTCCTCGGTCGAGAGACCGATTTGTTCGCGGACGACGGCGTTCACCCGAACGAAGCGGGGCACCGCGTGCTCGGCGAATGCGTCGCCGACGCCCTCGCGTGA
- a CDS encoding Crp/Fnr family transcriptional regulator — protein sequence MTERQTSEERDHYLRLHGLNRLFPPALLPHIALCRFAEGETICAQGEPAKHLYVLAKGKIKVYNTSAEGKTLVVSFKSPLELIGDIEYVQNIDIMNTVKAVSPSVMLRVSYQSLKEYAGDHAPLLRFLLEIVTRKFWLKSRAMNLNLIYPVEVRLASYLLSVSPDETDGASSGTLHGADVADAADMIGTSYRHVNRVLRKFTDEGLIERKRDAVLIRDREKLREKAHYNIYEQDLERGTRI from the coding sequence ATGACGGAACGACAAACTTCGGAGGAACGCGATCACTATTTGCGGCTGCATGGGCTGAACCGCCTGTTCCCGCCCGCCCTTCTTCCGCATATCGCGCTCTGCCGCTTCGCCGAGGGCGAAACGATTTGCGCGCAAGGCGAGCCCGCGAAGCATCTTTATGTATTGGCGAAAGGCAAAATCAAAGTGTACAATACGTCGGCCGAAGGAAAGACGCTCGTCGTCTCCTTCAAATCGCCGCTGGAGCTGATCGGCGACATCGAGTATGTCCAAAACATCGACATCATGAACACCGTGAAAGCCGTGTCGCCGTCGGTCATGCTCCGGGTTTCCTACCAATCGTTGAAGGAGTATGCCGGCGACCATGCGCCGCTGCTGCGATTTTTGCTGGAGATCGTCACTCGGAAGTTTTGGTTGAAGTCGCGGGCGATGAACTTGAATTTGATTTATCCGGTAGAAGTGCGGCTGGCCAGTTATTTGCTGTCCGTCTCTCCCGACGAAACCGACGGAGCCTCGAGCGGGACGCTGCACGGGGCCGACGTAGCGGATGCTGCCGACATGATCGGTACGAGTTACCGGCACGTGAACCGGGTGCTGCGGAAATTTACGGACGAGGGGCTGATCGAGCGCAAACGAGACGCCGTCCTCATCAGAGACCGGGAAAAGCTGCGGGAAAAAGCGCATTATAACATCTATGAACAAGATTTGGAGAGGGGAACCCGCATATGA
- a CDS encoding ornithine--oxo-acid transaminase, which yields MRSSGTIIETTERIGAHNYHPIPVVIERGEGVWVYDPEGNRYMDMLSGYSALNQGHRHPKIIAALKEQADKITLTSRAFYNEPMARFYEKLSAYTGKSAILPMNTGAEAVETALKAARRWAYDVKKVPDDQAEIIVAAGNFHGRTIAITSFSSDPSYRRGFGPFAPGFRIVPYGDLDALREAMTPNTAAFLVEPIQGEAGIVIPPDGYLREAKRLCEERNVLLLADEIQTGFGRTGRPFACDWEGVTPDMYIMGKALGAGVLPVSAVAADASILGVFEPGSHGSTFGGNPLACAVAVAALEVLEEEQLAERSRTLGEAFLARLRQLTSPAIREARGRGLLIGLEMNGKARPYCEALMKLGLLCKETHENVIRFAPPLVVTEEELDWAFVRIEQALREVSG from the coding sequence ATGCGTTCGTCAGGAACGATCATCGAGACGACCGAACGAATCGGGGCGCACAACTATCATCCGATTCCCGTCGTCATCGAACGAGGGGAAGGCGTCTGGGTGTACGACCCGGAAGGCAACCGCTACATGGACATGCTAAGCGGTTATTCGGCGCTCAACCAAGGGCATCGGCATCCGAAAATCATCGCCGCGCTGAAGGAGCAGGCTGACAAAATCACGCTCACTTCGCGCGCGTTTTACAATGAACCGATGGCCCGATTTTACGAGAAACTGTCCGCCTACACCGGGAAATCGGCCATATTGCCGATGAACACGGGCGCGGAGGCGGTGGAGACGGCGCTCAAGGCGGCCCGGCGATGGGCGTACGACGTGAAGAAGGTGCCGGACGATCAGGCGGAGATTATCGTCGCCGCCGGCAACTTCCACGGGCGGACGATCGCGATTACGTCGTTCTCGTCGGACCCGTCGTACCGCCGCGGCTTCGGCCCGTTCGCGCCGGGGTTTCGCATCGTGCCGTACGGCGACCTTGACGCGCTGCGCGAGGCGATGACGCCGAACACGGCGGCGTTCCTCGTCGAGCCGATCCAAGGGGAAGCGGGCATCGTCATCCCGCCGGACGGCTATCTCCGGGAGGCGAAGCGGCTGTGCGAGGAGCGGAACGTCCTGCTCCTCGCCGACGAAATTCAAACCGGCTTCGGGCGAACGGGCCGGCCCTTCGCTTGCGATTGGGAAGGCGTGACCCCGGATATGTACATTATGGGCAAGGCGCTCGGCGCCGGCGTATTGCCGGTGTCCGCCGTGGCCGCGGACGCCAGCATCCTCGGCGTGTTCGAGCCCGGCTCCCACGGCTCGACGTTCGGCGGCAACCCGCTCGCCTGCGCGGTGGCGGTCGCGGCGCTCGAGGTGCTCGAGGAAGAGCAGCTCGCCGAACGGTCGAGAACGCTCGGGGAGGCGTTCCTCGCCCGGCTGCGGCAGCTTACTTCGCCGGCGATTCGAGAGGCGCGCGGCCGCGGGCTGCTCATCGGGCTGGAAATGAACGGCAAGGCAAGACCGTACTGCGAAGCGCTCATGAAGCTTGGCCTGCTGTGCAAGGAGACGCACGAGAACGTCATCCGGTTCGCGCCGCCGCTCGTCGTGACGGAGGAGGAGCTGGACTGGGCGTTCGTCCGCATCGAGCAAGCGCTGCGCGAGGTGTCCGGCTGA